TAAGAACTCCAAATACGCACTGATTTACAATAAAAGTAGCAAAACTTTTGACAGCTATTACCAATATAGTGATAGTGAAATTCAAGAAGCTACCGCCTCAGAAGAGACACCTTATGTGGAAGAATTGGAAGATGTTACCGTAGACTCTGTTGGGATAAATTCGGATGTTAAAGAGTAAGAACTGCTTTATTTAGCTCAAAACTTTCGTCACTCCGTATCGTGATGAAAATCATTTGGTCATAAATAAAAAATTAACTAACTGTAATACAAATAGTTGACAATTAAAAATGGCTATTTAAAATCTTTCTAAATTAACCCCTTTGACAGATTTTTGACACAAGCACAAAGCTTTTAAGCTACATTTGTACCGTTAAATATAAGCGAGGGATTAGAGCTTTGAAAAATCTTAAAGTATTAGCGTTTACTCATAAACATGTCGAACTAAAAGATCTAGGTAGTCTAGTAATCTGCAATGAGGATTTAGAAAGTCGGCTCATCAATCTAAAGCACAGCTTAGATATTCCGGAGATCTTTTATATTGGTACTTGTAACCGAGTAGAGTTTGTATTTTATGGTGCTCATGAATTGACCCATGAATTTATCGCCGATTTTATGGGTAAATTAAATTTCTGCGTACCCCAAGAAAGGCTACAATGCTATTTAGGACAGGTCAATAAATATGAGGGGATGGATGCTTTAAATCATTTACTTCGGATGTCCTGCTCACTTGAAAGTCTTGTCGTTGGAGAAAAAGAGATTCTTGCACAGGTAAGACGAGCTTATGATCGTTGCAGAGAGGCTGGTTTTACGGGAGATTTTTTACGCCTGATGATGGATCGACTTGTAAAAACAGCCAAAGAGGTGTACACGTATACTAAAATTTCCAGAAATCCCATTTCAGTTGTTTCTCTTGCTTACCGCAAATTACGAGAGTTAAAACTGGTTGAAAACCCTAGAATTGTTATCATCGGTTCTGGAGAAACCAATCAGAATTTAGCGAAATATTTCCAAAAAAATCAAAAAGCTAAGTTTGTTATCTTCAACCGTACTGTAGAGAACGCCAAAGCCTTAGCCAAAGAATTGAATGCTGAAGCTTTTCCTTTAGCAGACATTGGTCAATATAAAGAAGGTTTCGATATTCTGATAACCTGTACAGGGGCGCCTACCTCAATTGTCGACAACGCACTTTATCAATCCTTATTAAATGGCGAGACGGATAAGAAAGTTATCATTGACTTAGCCGTTCCGAATGATATTGATGCTGAAGTTCTCAAAAATAATCCGATTCACTATATCGAAGTGAGCAGCTTACAAGCAATTGCAGAGAAAAATATTCAAGAGCGTTATAATGAATTAGAAAGTGCGGAGAAGATCATTCAGGATAATATTGAGGAGTTTTTACCGTTAATCAAACAACGCCGTGTGGAAGTTGCGATGCGTGAGGTTCCTGAAAAGATTAAAGAAATTAAATCTTTCGCCCTAAATGAGGTATTTGCCCAAGAAGTGCAGGCCTTAACTCCAGAGGCACGAGAGGTGCTGGAAAAAGTAATCAACTATATGGAAAAAAAATACATTAAGGTTCCGATGGTTATGGCGAAAGAAATTTTGGTTAAAACTCCCGAAACCGAGAAAAACTAGCACGCCTACCCCGAAGTTTTTTGTGCTTGACGTACCCTATAATTCTTGAGTAGATTCTATTTCCGTCCAGTGGAGCTGATCGTTGGCTGTTTCCTTTAAATTTCGGCTTATCAACTATTTCCCGACATATAATGACAGTAACGTGTCAACATATTCCTTCTATTTATTTATTTTTGTTCAGATAAATTGTTTTAAACAAATTTTCCGAAACTGTTCATTTCCGAAGCTGAATTGAATCAATAACGCGCCCAGTGTGCAAGGCATTTGTAGCTAACGGCAGAACATTTTTGTGATCGTTTTAATAGGTAAAGTAAAATTAACGTGAATAGAAAACTAATTATTGGTACCCGGGGAAGTGTTCTTGCCATGTGGCAGGCAAATTTTGTAAAAGATCGATTGGCAGAAATTGGAATTGAAGCAGAATTAAAAGTCATAAAAACACAGGGTGATATTATACAGCACCTTCGTTTGGATAAATTGGAAGGTAAAGGATTTTTCACCAAAGAGCTTGAAGAAGAACTTTTAAGCGGGACCATCGATTTAGCTGTTCACTCTCACAAAGATTTACCTACAGTTAACCCACCGGGATTGATTATTGCAGCGGTGTCTGAGCGCGAAGATCCGTCGGAATTATTGATTATCCACAAAGATTGCGTGGACATTAAAAAGCGTCTTTCATTGAAGCACAACGCGACTGTTGGCACATCATCCAACCGTAGAAAAGCACAGATATCAGCGCTGCGCCCTGATCTGGAGTTTGACGATCTCCGTGGCAACTTGCAGACAAGGATGCAAAAGTTACGGGACGAGCAGTATGACGCTATTGTCCTTGCAAAGGCAGGTATTAGCCGTATTGAAATGGATATCAGTGATTTCCATGTGGAAGAAAT
The genomic region above belongs to Sphingobacterium zeae and contains:
- the hemA gene encoding glutamyl-tRNA reductase, with protein sequence MKNLKVLAFTHKHVELKDLGSLVICNEDLESRLINLKHSLDIPEIFYIGTCNRVEFVFYGAHELTHEFIADFMGKLNFCVPQERLQCYLGQVNKYEGMDALNHLLRMSCSLESLVVGEKEILAQVRRAYDRCREAGFTGDFLRLMMDRLVKTAKEVYTYTKISRNPISVVSLAYRKLRELKLVENPRIVIIGSGETNQNLAKYFQKNQKAKFVIFNRTVENAKALAKELNAEAFPLADIGQYKEGFDILITCTGAPTSIVDNALYQSLLNGETDKKVIIDLAVPNDIDAEVLKNNPIHYIEVSSLQAIAEKNIQERYNELESAEKIIQDNIEEFLPLIKQRRVEVAMREVPEKIKEIKSFALNEVFAQEVQALTPEAREVLEKVINYMEKKYIKVPMVMAKEILVKTPETEKN